The following proteins come from a genomic window of Blastococcus sp. HT6-30:
- a CDS encoding NDMA-dependent alcohol dehydrogenase, translated as MKTKGAILWGVGEEWSVEEIDLGDPREGEVQVQLAASGLCHSDEHLVTGGTPVASYPVIGGHEGSGVVTKVGPGVSGLKEGDHVVTAFIPACGQCLPCSKGMQNLCDLGANLLAGTSISDGSYRIQARGKDVIPMCLLGTFSPYITVHQASVVRIEPDIPLEVAALVGCGVTTGWGSATKVGDVRPGDDVVVMGAGGVGMNSVQGAAAAGAKRVMVIDPVAQKREWAMDMGATHTYASVEEAVDPINQLTWGRMADKTIITVGSIEGEHVQQALSLTGKGGRVVVTAMGDAQNIDVKLSLFELSLLQKDLQGAVFGGFSPRVAIPELLSLYQEGQLKLDGLVTTKYSLEEVNQGYQDMRDGKNIRGMIVYTDADR; from the coding sequence GTGAAGACCAAGGGCGCGATCCTGTGGGGCGTGGGCGAGGAGTGGTCGGTCGAGGAGATCGACCTCGGTGATCCCCGGGAGGGAGAGGTACAGGTCCAGCTGGCGGCCTCCGGCCTCTGCCACAGCGACGAGCACCTGGTGACCGGTGGTACCCCGGTGGCGTCCTACCCGGTGATCGGTGGTCACGAGGGCAGCGGTGTCGTCACCAAGGTGGGCCCGGGCGTCTCCGGGCTCAAGGAGGGCGACCACGTGGTCACCGCCTTCATCCCCGCATGCGGGCAGTGCCTGCCGTGCTCGAAGGGGATGCAGAACCTCTGCGACCTGGGCGCGAACCTGCTGGCGGGTACGTCGATCTCCGACGGCAGCTACCGCATCCAGGCCCGCGGCAAGGACGTCATCCCGATGTGCCTGCTCGGCACCTTCTCCCCCTACATCACGGTGCACCAGGCCTCGGTGGTGCGGATCGAGCCGGACATCCCGCTCGAGGTCGCCGCCCTGGTCGGCTGCGGGGTCACCACCGGTTGGGGCTCGGCGACCAAGGTGGGTGACGTCCGGCCGGGTGACGACGTGGTGGTGATGGGCGCCGGCGGCGTCGGCATGAACTCCGTGCAGGGCGCGGCCGCGGCGGGTGCCAAGCGGGTCATGGTGATCGACCCGGTCGCGCAGAAGCGGGAGTGGGCCATGGACATGGGCGCGACCCACACCTACGCGAGCGTCGAGGAGGCCGTCGACCCGATCAACCAGCTCACCTGGGGCCGCATGGCCGACAAGACGATCATCACCGTCGGCTCCATCGAGGGCGAGCACGTCCAGCAGGCCCTGAGCCTGACCGGCAAGGGCGGGCGGGTCGTCGTCACGGCCATGGGCGACGCCCAGAACATCGACGTCAAGCTCAGCCTCTTCGAGCTCAGCCTGCTGCAGAAGGACCTGCAGGGCGCGGTCTTCGGCGGGTTCAGCCCGCGCGTGGCCATCCCGGAGCTGCTCTCGCTCTACCAGGAGGGCCAGCTCAAGCTCGACGGCCTGGTGACGACCAAGTACTCCCTGGAGGAGGTCAACCAGGGCTACCAGGACATGCGCGACGGCAAGAACATCCGCGGGATGATCGTCTACACCGACGCCGACCGCTGA
- a CDS encoding AAA family ATPase, whose amino-acid sequence MSVDPAVPGPVIGLRREREVLTVALQTNRHVVLEGPPGTGKSTLLRAIAGAAGQDVVFVEGNAELTPARLVGSYDPAAVMVDGYVPDSFTDGPLLTAMRGSGLLYLEELNRIPEETLNVLITVLTEGEIAVPRLGTVRAAAGFRLIAAMNPFDAIGTARVGQAIADRMCRVVLGYQDEPAEQAIVAAVTAAEPRPVALAVRLVRATRDHRDLRTGSSVRGAIDLVLLLDGLLALRGVGGLDDDGAREAARDALHAALSGRIKVTEGVARTPESVLDEILERVWPVDAGPPSDGSPGAPPAPAGDGPGKAGGLSPEAAGPDAGSPRRERSDRRGPRQTSRRELELRHASFDEVSPEVGELDEDAFAAVMGADPDAAAALLADLALATDRELRSAARRLAARVFVQVGRVGSARARGTRRLAPIRGGDGDLDLDRTLDRWSGPWPPDPEDVVTRRWTGSRRAVCLVVDRSGSMSGLGVAIAAVAAAGVVLAAGERLETSVLAFADRVEVLQQHGRHRSAEDLVLTLVGLRGHGTTDIAAALREAAAQLRTAAHADERVVVLLSDCLATAGDAAESALAGIDRLDVLCPLPDGGPEDEALTASRALAARGGGSVAPVRSLTDLGSALTRLLA is encoded by the coding sequence GTGAGCGTCGATCCCGCGGTACCCGGCCCGGTCATCGGGCTGCGGCGTGAGCGCGAGGTGCTCACCGTCGCGCTGCAGACCAACCGGCACGTCGTCCTCGAGGGGCCGCCGGGCACGGGCAAGTCCACCCTGCTGCGCGCCATCGCCGGTGCGGCCGGCCAGGACGTCGTCTTCGTCGAGGGGAACGCGGAGCTCACCCCGGCGCGGCTGGTCGGCTCCTACGACCCGGCCGCGGTCATGGTCGACGGGTACGTGCCGGACAGCTTCACCGACGGTCCGCTGCTCACCGCCATGCGCGGCTCGGGCCTGCTCTACCTCGAAGAGCTCAACCGCATCCCGGAGGAGACCCTCAACGTCCTCATCACCGTCCTGACCGAGGGGGAGATCGCCGTTCCGCGGCTGGGCACCGTGCGGGCGGCCGCCGGCTTCCGGCTCATCGCGGCGATGAACCCGTTCGACGCGATCGGCACCGCGCGCGTCGGGCAGGCGATCGCCGACCGGATGTGCCGGGTGGTCCTGGGCTACCAGGACGAGCCGGCCGAGCAGGCGATCGTCGCGGCCGTGACCGCGGCGGAGCCGAGGCCGGTCGCCCTGGCGGTGCGGCTGGTGCGGGCCACCCGCGATCACCGCGACCTGCGCACCGGGTCGTCGGTGCGCGGCGCCATCGACCTCGTGCTGCTGCTCGACGGCCTGCTGGCCCTGCGCGGCGTCGGCGGCCTGGACGACGACGGTGCGCGGGAGGCGGCGCGGGATGCGCTGCACGCGGCGCTGTCCGGTCGGATCAAGGTCACCGAGGGGGTGGCGCGGACGCCGGAGAGCGTCCTCGACGAGATCCTCGAGCGGGTCTGGCCGGTCGACGCCGGGCCGCCCTCCGACGGGTCGCCCGGTGCGCCCCCGGCCCCCGCCGGGGACGGCCCGGGAAAAGCGGGAGGCCTGTCGCCTGAGGCGGCAGGCCCGGATGCAGGGAGCCCCCGGCGGGAGCGGTCCGACCGGCGCGGCCCACGGCAGACCTCGCGGCGGGAGCTGGAGCTGCGGCACGCGTCGTTCGACGAGGTCAGCCCGGAGGTGGGGGAGCTCGACGAGGACGCGTTCGCCGCGGTGATGGGTGCCGATCCGGACGCGGCGGCCGCGCTGCTCGCCGACCTGGCCCTCGCGACGGACCGGGAGCTCCGCTCGGCCGCCCGCCGTCTGGCGGCGCGCGTCTTCGTGCAGGTCGGCCGGGTGGGCAGCGCCCGCGCCCGGGGGACCCGGCGCCTGGCGCCGATCCGGGGTGGGGACGGCGACCTGGACCTCGACCGCACCCTCGACCGCTGGAGCGGACCGTGGCCGCCCGACCCCGAGGACGTGGTGACCCGGCGGTGGACCGGCTCCCGCCGTGCGGTGTGCCTGGTGGTCGACCGGTCGGGCTCGATGAGCGGGCTGGGGGTGGCCATCGCCGCGGTCGCCGCCGCCGGGGTCGTGCTGGCCGCGGGTGAGCGGCTGGAGACCAGCGTGCTGGCCTTCGCCGACCGGGTGGAGGTGCTGCAGCAGCACGGCCGGCACCGGTCCGCCGAGGACCTCGTGCTGACCCTGGTGGGGCTGCGCGGCCACGGGACCACCGACATCGCCGCGGCGCTGCGGGAGGCTGCGGCGCAGTTGCGGACGGCCGCGCACGCCGACGAGCGGGTCGTCGTCCTGCTGTCGGACTGCCTGGCCACGGCCGGCGACGCCGCCGAGTCGGCGCTGGCCGGCATCGACCGGCTCGACGTGCTCTGCCCGTTGCCCGACGGCGGCCCCGAGGACGAGGCGCTGACCGCGTCGCGGGCGCTGGCCGCGCGCGGCGGCGGCTCGGTCGCACCGGTCCGGTCGCTCACCGACCTCGGGTCGGCGCTGACCCGCCTGCTCGCCTGA
- a CDS encoding XdhC/CoxI family protein — MRDVLDDLVGWWQAGETVGVGTVVGTWRSAPRPAGASMLVGPDGTAVGSVSGGCVEGAVYEEAKDVVQTGGPVLRRYGVSDDDAFAVGLTCGGILDVFVEPVSRESFPELGEVAASVGRHEAVAVVTVVAGPDDRLGRRLVLWPDRASGTLGSQRLDAAVADDARGMLAAGRTALLHVGHDGERRGDDLTLFVNSFAPPARMVVFGAIDFAAAVARVGAFLGYRVTVCDARPVFATAKRFPEAHEVVVEWPHRYLQAELDAGRVDERTVLCVLTHDPKFDVPLLEVALRAPVGYVGAMGSRRTHDERLARLSEVGLTADELARLSSPIGLDLGARTPEETAVSIAAEIIAGRWGGTGERLAEVDGPIHRTAER, encoded by the coding sequence ATGCGTGACGTGCTCGATGACCTGGTGGGCTGGTGGCAGGCGGGGGAGACCGTCGGCGTGGGAACGGTGGTGGGCACCTGGCGCTCGGCGCCGCGACCCGCCGGCGCCTCGATGCTGGTCGGCCCGGACGGGACGGCGGTCGGCAGCGTCTCGGGCGGCTGCGTCGAGGGCGCGGTGTACGAGGAGGCGAAGGACGTCGTCCAGACCGGCGGGCCGGTGCTGCGTCGCTACGGCGTCAGCGACGACGACGCGTTCGCCGTGGGATTGACCTGCGGCGGGATCCTCGACGTGTTCGTCGAGCCGGTCTCGCGCGAGTCGTTCCCGGAGCTCGGTGAGGTCGCCGCGTCGGTGGGGCGGCACGAGGCGGTCGCCGTCGTCACCGTGGTGGCCGGCCCGGACGACCGGCTGGGCCGCCGCCTGGTGCTCTGGCCGGACCGGGCCTCCGGAACGCTGGGCTCCCAGCGGCTGGACGCCGCTGTCGCCGACGACGCCCGCGGGATGCTGGCCGCCGGGCGGACGGCCCTGCTGCACGTGGGCCACGACGGCGAGCGGCGCGGCGACGACCTGACCCTGTTCGTCAACTCCTTCGCGCCGCCGGCCCGGATGGTCGTGTTCGGCGCGATCGACTTCGCCGCTGCAGTCGCCCGGGTGGGGGCGTTCCTCGGCTACCGGGTGACCGTCTGCGACGCCCGCCCGGTGTTCGCCACGGCCAAGCGGTTCCCGGAGGCGCACGAGGTCGTCGTCGAGTGGCCGCACCGCTACCTGCAGGCCGAGCTCGACGCGGGGCGCGTCGACGAGCGCACCGTGCTGTGCGTGCTCACCCACGACCCCAAGTTCGACGTCCCGCTGCTCGAGGTGGCCCTGCGCGCCCCGGTCGGCTACGTGGGCGCGATGGGCTCGCGACGCACGCACGACGAGCGGCTCGCCCGGCTGTCGGAGGTGGGGCTCACCGCCGACGAGCTGGCCAGGCTCTCCTCGCCGATCGGGCTGGACCTGGGCGCCCGCACCCCGGAGGAGACGGCGGTGTCGATCGCGGCCGAGATCATCGCCGGACGGTGGGGCGGCACGGGGGAGCGGCTGGCCGAGGTCGACGGGCCGATCCACCGCACCGCCGAACGGTGA
- a CDS encoding VWA domain-containing protein, giving the protein MAERRDVVDTVLGFARTLRHAGVAASPDRVEATLAALGHLDVLAPSAVYWAGRLTLCSGPDDLDRYDAAFLAWFSGRRPRPAPPSAQVPPRLAASAPLDAGAGEGDDDTDTPDLAARASADEVLRHRDVAGLTDAERAHLRRLFALLVPASPMRPARRRRPAAHGGVHPARTVRRALRDGGEISRLMHRRARPRPRRVVLLVDVSGSMAPYADALLRFAHAAVRARPASTEVFTIGTRLTRVTRELRLRDPDRALAAGGHAIPDWSGGTRLGEVLKAFLDRWGQRGTARGAVVVVCSDGWERGDAALLREQMARLRRLAHAVVWVNPHKGRDGYEPLTGGMQAALPSVDHFVAGHSMAAFEELSGVIADA; this is encoded by the coding sequence GTGGCTGAGAGGCGCGACGTCGTCGACACGGTGCTCGGCTTCGCCCGCACGCTGCGGCACGCCGGCGTGGCCGCCTCGCCGGACCGGGTCGAGGCGACGCTCGCCGCGTTGGGGCACCTCGACGTCCTGGCGCCGTCCGCCGTCTACTGGGCCGGCCGGCTCACCCTTTGCTCGGGCCCGGACGACCTGGACCGCTACGACGCCGCCTTCCTCGCCTGGTTCTCCGGTCGGCGGCCGCGGCCGGCTCCGCCGAGTGCGCAGGTGCCGCCCCGGCTGGCCGCGAGCGCGCCGCTGGACGCGGGCGCCGGCGAGGGCGACGACGACACCGACACCCCCGACCTGGCCGCGCGGGCGAGCGCCGACGAGGTGCTGCGGCACCGCGACGTGGCCGGGCTGACCGACGCCGAGCGCGCGCACCTGCGCCGGCTGTTCGCGCTGCTAGTGCCCGCCTCGCCCATGCGCCCGGCCCGGCGCCGGCGCCCCGCCGCCCACGGCGGGGTGCACCCGGCCCGGACGGTGCGGCGGGCCCTGCGCGACGGCGGCGAGATCAGCCGGCTGATGCACCGCCGGGCACGGCCGCGCCCCCGCCGGGTCGTGCTGCTGGTCGACGTCTCGGGTTCGATGGCCCCGTACGCGGATGCCCTGCTGCGCTTCGCGCACGCCGCGGTGCGGGCCCGGCCGGCGTCGACCGAGGTGTTCACGATCGGGACCCGGTTGACCCGGGTCACCCGCGAGCTGCGGCTGCGTGATCCCGACCGGGCGCTGGCCGCGGGCGGGCACGCGATCCCGGACTGGTCCGGCGGCACCCGGCTCGGCGAGGTGCTCAAGGCCTTCCTCGACCGGTGGGGCCAGCGGGGCACCGCCCGCGGGGCGGTGGTCGTCGTCTGCAGCGACGGCTGGGAGCGTGGGGACGCCGCGCTGCTGCGGGAGCAGATGGCCCGGCTGCGGCGGCTGGCGCACGCCGTCGTCTGGGTCAACCCGCACAAGGGCCGGGACGGGTACGAACCTCTCACCGGCGGGATGCAGGCGGCGCTGCCGTCGGTGGACCACTTCGTGGCCGGGCACAGCATGGCCGCGTTCGAGGAGTTGTCAGGAGTGATCGCCGATGCGTGA
- a CDS encoding MoxR family ATPase, with product MSQPTDPGSPVELSAALEGTGYLPDDGLATAAYLALAMHRPLFLEGEAGVGKTALAQALAQITGRPLYRLQCYEGLEASQALYDWDFGRQLLHLRAAEAAHAADDPARLEASLYDRRFLLARPLLQALEDSPSVLLVDEVDRADDEFEAFLLEVLSDFTISIPELGTVRAKTPPLVVLTSNRTREVHDALKRRCLYHWLAHPDFDREVAILRRRLPQVTEQLARQVARATSTLRTLDLLKPPGVAEAMDWATALHTLGARDLDPDLAARTLGAVLKYREDTERVQSLAPEALFGG from the coding sequence GTGAGCCAGCCCACGGACCCCGGGAGCCCTGTCGAGCTGTCCGCCGCCCTGGAGGGCACCGGCTACCTCCCCGACGACGGGTTGGCCACCGCCGCCTACCTGGCGCTGGCCATGCACCGCCCGCTGTTCCTGGAGGGGGAGGCCGGCGTCGGCAAGACCGCGCTGGCCCAGGCGCTGGCGCAGATCACCGGCCGGCCGCTCTACCGGCTGCAGTGCTACGAGGGCCTGGAGGCCAGCCAGGCGCTCTACGACTGGGACTTCGGCCGGCAGCTGCTGCACCTGCGGGCCGCCGAGGCCGCGCACGCCGCGGACGACCCCGCGCGGCTCGAGGCCTCCCTCTACGACCGCCGGTTCCTCCTGGCCCGGCCGCTGCTGCAGGCGCTGGAGGACTCGCCGAGCGTGCTGCTCGTCGACGAGGTGGACCGCGCCGACGACGAGTTCGAAGCCTTCCTGCTCGAGGTGCTCTCCGACTTCACCATCTCCATCCCGGAGCTCGGGACGGTGCGCGCGAAGACGCCACCGCTGGTGGTCCTCACCTCCAACCGCACCCGCGAGGTGCACGACGCCCTCAAGCGCCGCTGCCTCTACCACTGGCTGGCGCATCCGGACTTCGACCGCGAGGTGGCGATCCTGCGCCGCCGGCTGCCGCAGGTGACCGAGCAGCTGGCCCGGCAGGTGGCCCGGGCGACGTCGACCCTGCGCACCCTCGACCTGCTCAAGCCGCCCGGGGTCGCCGAGGCCATGGACTGGGCGACGGCGCTGCACACCCTGGGCGCCCGCGACCTCGACCCGGATCTCGCGGCCCGCACGCTCGGGGCGGTGCTGAAGTACCGGGAGGACACCGAGCGGGTGCAGTCGCTCGCGCCGGAGGCCCTCTTCGGTGGCTGA
- a CDS encoding M18 family aminopeptidase codes for MPTPDAAPTDELALGDDLRAFVDASPSPAHAVAELARRLRAAGFTELSEADSWAPAPGTQHFVVRHGSLIAFRTGSGPLAETGMRLVGAHTDSPTFKVRPRSDVRQSGYRLVGVEPYGGGLWHTWLDRELTVAGRLVLRSGSPAHPATALVRLPGAPLRLPSLAIHLDRSVREGLTLDPQQHLVPVWDRDLGTGPGLTEALAAEAGVAPGDVVGADLVLADTQPSSRAGADGSWVAAPRLDDLACCHSGLLALLAAPAGARTQVLVCNDHEEVGSGSMSGARGSFLEDVVQRLAAATDPADPQAVHRALSRSVLVSADMAHAVHPTRAERHEPAHRPELGGGPVLKVNANQAYATDAASGGWFTERCDEAGVPVQTFVTRADLPCGSTIGPLTATRLGIATVDIGAPMLAMHSCRELASARDVPLMVAALTACLGS; via the coding sequence ATGCCGACGCCGGATGCCGCCCCGACCGACGAGCTCGCCCTCGGCGACGACCTGCGGGCGTTCGTCGACGCCTCGCCCTCCCCCGCGCACGCGGTCGCCGAGCTCGCCCGCCGGCTGCGCGCCGCCGGGTTCACCGAGCTCTCCGAGGCCGACTCCTGGGCACCGGCCCCGGGAACGCAGCACTTCGTGGTCCGGCACGGCAGCCTGATCGCCTTCCGGACGGGCAGCGGCCCCCTGGCGGAGACCGGGATGCGACTGGTCGGCGCGCACACCGACTCGCCGACGTTCAAGGTGCGCCCGCGCAGCGACGTCCGGCAGTCGGGGTACCGGTTGGTGGGCGTCGAGCCCTACGGCGGCGGCCTGTGGCACACCTGGCTGGACCGGGAGCTGACCGTGGCCGGGCGGCTGGTGCTGCGCTCCGGTTCCCCCGCCCACCCGGCCACGGCCCTCGTCCGCCTGCCCGGCGCGCCGCTGCGGCTGCCGTCCCTCGCCATCCACCTCGACCGCAGCGTCCGGGAGGGGCTGACGCTCGACCCGCAGCAGCACCTCGTGCCGGTCTGGGACCGCGACCTGGGCACCGGCCCGGGGCTCACCGAGGCCCTCGCCGCCGAGGCGGGCGTGGCCCCCGGCGACGTCGTCGGCGCCGACCTGGTGCTGGCCGACACCCAGCCGTCGTCGCGGGCCGGCGCGGACGGCTCCTGGGTGGCCGCCCCCCGGCTGGACGACCTGGCCTGCTGCCACTCCGGTCTGCTCGCGCTGCTGGCGGCGCCCGCGGGGGCGCGCACCCAGGTGCTGGTCTGCAACGACCACGAGGAGGTGGGCAGCGGCTCGATGTCCGGTGCCCGCGGCAGCTTCCTGGAGGACGTCGTCCAGCGGCTGGCCGCGGCGACCGACCCGGCGGACCCGCAGGCGGTGCACCGCGCGCTGTCCCGCTCCGTGCTGGTGTCCGCGGACATGGCGCACGCCGTCCACCCGACCCGCGCCGAGCGGCACGAGCCGGCGCACCGGCCCGAGCTGGGCGGCGGGCCGGTGCTGAAGGTGAACGCCAACCAGGCCTACGCCACCGACGCCGCGTCCGGCGGCTGGTTCACCGAGCGGTGCGACGAGGCCGGCGTCCCGGTGCAGACCTTCGTCACCCGGGCCGACCTCCCGTGCGGCAGCACCATCGGCCCGCTGACGGCGACCCGGCTGGGCATCGCCACGGTGGACATCGGCGCCCCCATGCTGGCCATGCACTCCTGCCGCGAGCTGGCCTCCGCCCGCGACGTCCCGCTCATGGTCGCCGCCCTCACCGCCTGCCTCGGCAGCTGA
- a CDS encoding PRC and DUF2382 domain-containing protein, producing the protein MIGTEAISRVIGQDVYDTEGQKIGSASEVYLDDETGQPEWVTVRTGLFGTKESFVPIRDADLTNDGVRVAVSKDRVKDAPKIDTDGHLSPQEEEELYRYYGLGTGTTETVRTTETTGMAGTTGRTDTAGTVGHDTSGPTTDDAMTRSEEQLRVGTRSEETGRARLRKYVVSENVTETVPVTHEEVRLEREPITDANVGNAMDGPAISEEEHEVVLHGERPVVEKEAVPVERIRMDKQTVSEQTQVNETLRKEEVEVDGADDNRRM; encoded by the coding sequence ATGATCGGCACCGAGGCCATCAGCCGTGTGATCGGCCAGGACGTCTACGACACCGAGGGCCAGAAGATCGGGTCGGCCTCCGAGGTCTACCTCGACGACGAGACCGGCCAGCCCGAGTGGGTCACCGTGCGCACCGGACTGTTCGGGACGAAGGAGTCCTTCGTCCCCATCCGTGACGCCGACCTGACGAACGACGGCGTCCGCGTAGCGGTCAGCAAGGACCGCGTCAAGGACGCGCCCAAGATCGACACCGACGGTCATCTCTCCCCGCAGGAGGAGGAGGAGCTGTACCGGTACTACGGCCTGGGCACCGGCACGACGGAGACCGTCCGGACGACCGAGACGACGGGCATGGCCGGCACCACCGGCCGGACCGACACCGCCGGCACCGTGGGCCACGACACGTCCGGTCCCACCACGGACGACGCCATGACCCGGTCCGAGGAGCAGCTCCGCGTGGGCACCCGTTCCGAGGAGACCGGCCGCGCCCGGCTGCGGAAGTACGTGGTCAGCGAGAACGTCACCGAGACCGTTCCCGTGACCCACGAGGAGGTCCGCCTCGAGCGCGAGCCCATCACCGACGCCAACGTCGGCAACGCGATGGACGGGCCCGCGATCAGCGAGGAGGAGCACGAGGTCGTGCTCCACGGCGAGCGCCCGGTCGTGGAGAAGGAGGCGGTCCCGGTGGAGCGCATCCGCATGGACAAGCAGACCGTCAGCGAGCAGACCCAGGTCAACGAGACCCTCCGCAAGGAAGAGGTCGAGGTCGACGGCGCAGACGACAACCGCCGTATGTGA
- a CDS encoding DUF3097 domain-containing protein: MPPRSPYDNLVHPRTVKKPPPEVEALKDVVVEDPSSGFVGAVVRCEKDVVHLEDRFGKVRGYPLGPGFWVDGRPVVLVRPKQNAPSGPQRSASGSTYVVGARARVAREGRIYVEGKHDAELVEKVWGHDLRIEGVVVEPLHGVDDLPGIVRDFRPSSGRRLGVLVDHLVTGSKESRIAAQITGDHALVVGHPFIDIWQAVKPSVVGIEAWPTVPKGEDWKTGVCKRLGWENDTGYVWAQRILARVKVWTDLEPTLIGRVEELIDFVTIDR, encoded by the coding sequence GTGCCTCCCCGTTCGCCCTACGACAACCTCGTCCACCCGCGCACCGTCAAGAAGCCGCCCCCCGAGGTCGAGGCCCTCAAGGACGTGGTCGTCGAGGACCCCAGCAGCGGGTTCGTCGGCGCCGTGGTGCGCTGCGAGAAGGACGTCGTCCACCTGGAGGACCGGTTCGGCAAGGTCCGCGGCTACCCCCTGGGGCCCGGCTTCTGGGTCGACGGCCGGCCGGTGGTGCTCGTGCGGCCGAAGCAGAACGCGCCGTCGGGCCCGCAGCGCAGCGCCTCGGGGTCGACCTACGTCGTCGGCGCCCGCGCCCGCGTCGCCCGCGAGGGGCGCATCTACGTCGAGGGCAAGCACGACGCGGAGCTCGTCGAGAAGGTGTGGGGCCACGACCTGCGGATCGAGGGCGTCGTCGTCGAGCCGCTGCACGGCGTCGACGACCTGCCCGGCATCGTGCGCGACTTCCGCCCCTCGTCCGGACGGCGGCTCGGTGTGCTCGTCGACCACCTGGTGACCGGCTCGAAGGAGTCACGCATCGCAGCGCAGATCACCGGCGACCACGCGCTGGTGGTCGGCCACCCGTTCATCGACATCTGGCAGGCGGTCAAGCCCTCCGTCGTCGGCATCGAGGCCTGGCCGACCGTGCCGAAGGGCGAGGACTGGAAGACCGGCGTCTGCAAGCGGCTGGGCTGGGAGAACGACACCGGCTACGTGTGGGCCCAGCGCATCCTCGCCCGCGTGAAGGTCTGGACCGACCTCGAGCCCACCCTGATCGGCCGCGTCGAGGAGCTCATCGACTTCGTCACCATCGATCGATGA
- a CDS encoding GntR family transcriptional regulator has translation MTPEPPALTVDVGSPTPPYEQIRGQIAAAVHGGLLPSGSRLPTMRALAADLGVAVGTVARAYAELEAAGLVASRRRTGTVVTGGVRVQQDRVRAAAEALARAAREDGVDDATVVAVVRAALLRTATS, from the coding sequence ATGACCCCGGAACCACCGGCGCTCACCGTCGACGTCGGCAGCCCGACGCCGCCGTACGAGCAGATCCGCGGCCAGATCGCCGCGGCCGTGCACGGTGGCCTACTCCCCTCCGGCAGCCGGTTGCCGACGATGCGGGCGCTGGCCGCCGACCTGGGGGTGGCCGTCGGAACCGTGGCCAGGGCCTACGCGGAGCTGGAGGCGGCCGGGCTGGTGGCCAGCCGCCGGCGCACCGGCACCGTCGTCACCGGCGGCGTCCGGGTCCAGCAGGACCGGGTGCGCGCCGCCGCGGAGGCGCTGGCCCGGGCGGCGCGGGAGGACGGCGTGGACGACGCCACCGTGGTGGCCGTCGTCCGCGCCGCCCTCCTGCGCACCGCGACCAGCTGA
- a CDS encoding aldo/keto reductase yields MAPVPTIALNNGVEIPQLGFGVYQIPPDRTAEATRTALEIGYRHVDTAQMYGNEAGVGQAVRESGIDRAEVFVTSKLNNNRLERDDILRSFDQSLSDLGFDYLDLFLIHWPLPAASDYVARWKALEEIYASGRAKAIGVSNFNPHHLRNLFAASEIRPAVNQIEVHPFLAQDEVRAFDAEHEIITEAWAPIAKGAVTDEPVIGRIAEQLGRTPAQVTLRWHVQRGDVVFPKSVTRSRVEENFAIFDFELDTQQMNAITALDRGERTGPDPDEFNWIPS; encoded by the coding sequence GTGGCTCCCGTGCCCACCATCGCCCTGAACAACGGCGTCGAGATCCCGCAGTTGGGCTTCGGCGTCTACCAGATCCCGCCGGACCGGACCGCCGAGGCGACCCGCACCGCGCTGGAGATCGGGTACCGGCACGTCGACACCGCGCAGATGTACGGCAACGAGGCCGGGGTCGGCCAGGCCGTGCGCGAGTCCGGGATCGACCGGGCCGAGGTCTTCGTGACCAGCAAGCTGAACAACAACCGGCTGGAGCGCGACGACATCCTGCGTTCGTTCGACCAGAGCCTGTCGGACCTGGGTTTCGACTACCTGGATCTCTTCCTCATCCACTGGCCGCTGCCCGCCGCCAGCGACTACGTGGCCCGGTGGAAGGCGCTCGAGGAGATCTACGCCAGCGGCCGCGCGAAGGCGATCGGCGTCTCGAACTTCAACCCGCACCACCTGCGGAACCTGTTCGCTGCCTCGGAGATCAGGCCGGCGGTCAACCAGATCGAGGTCCACCCCTTCCTGGCCCAGGACGAGGTCCGGGCCTTCGACGCCGAGCACGAGATCATCACCGAGGCGTGGGCGCCGATCGCGAAGGGCGCGGTCACCGACGAGCCGGTCATCGGGCGGATCGCCGAGCAGCTCGGGCGGACCCCGGCGCAGGTGACGCTGCGGTGGCACGTGCAGCGCGGTGACGTGGTCTTCCCCAAGTCGGTCACCCGCAGCCGCGTCGAGGAGAACTTCGCGATCTTCGACTTCGAGCTGGACACCCAGCAGATGAACGCGATCACCGCGCTGGACCGTGGCGAGCGCACCGGGCCGGACCCGGACGAGTTCAACTGGATCCCGAGCTGA